The following nucleotide sequence is from Thermogemmata fonticola.
CGCGGACGGTTTGCCCGGCCACGGTCAGTTCAGCAGTGACATCGTAATAGTAGAGCTGGCCGGGTTGCAGCGGCGGGGTGGTGAAGGCCCGCTCCGTCCCTTCCTGGGTCGTCAGGCGGCCATCGACATACAACTTCGCTTCCGCCGGCAGGACGAACTTCAGATGAGCGCCGATTTTCTTCCCCTCCTCTTTGGTGCCGTCCTTCTTCTCCTTATCGCCGGGTTTGGGTTCGATTGGCTTGGGCTGATCCGGCGTGCCGGGAGGCGGGGCTTGCGGCAGCGTGGGCTGGCCGTAGATGGCATACGGCGCGCCGTAGATGCCCGGCGGAGCGTAACCCCAGCCGCCGCTGGTGCGATGGCCCCACACCGTGGGCACCATGATCACCGACGGCCCAAACGCCGAGCCGATGCCGTAGTAGCCGCCGTAGCAGCCGCCGTGACAGGCCCAGGGCGTGCTCAGCCAAGCCCCATAGCCGCCGTAGCACGCGGCACTGCCGTAACAGGCCCCCAAGCAGCTACAACCCCAACCGCCGTCCACCACCGCATAAGCCCGATGGGCATACTTCCACGCTTTCTTGGCATGCAGCCAGCCGAGCAAGCCGCCGTGACAGCCCGTGCAGCCATAGCAGCCGGTACACCCCGCGCAGCCGTACAGCACCACCCCTGTGCACCCGGCACACCCCGCACAACCGGACACCACCACCGGAGCCGCTTCCGCCGCAGGCGCGGGATCGGCAGCCGGCGTCAGCGCCGCCAGAAGAACCACTCCATACATGGCGTCTCCTCCAGAAGAACTCTTGTAGCCGCAGTTGGTCCCATCTCCACCCGTCGGCCACACCTTCGATAGTAAATCTGCACAGCAGGCGAGTCAAAGGCAATCTGCGACAACTGGCGAAAATGCGTAAACCCCCGCAACCGCATAAACGGAACCGCGTTCCCGGAGAGCTTGTCCCACCACCACTTGCGGCTCTCCCAGCCGATCAAACCAAGCGATTGACTCGACGGGAATCGAGGGGCTTCCACCGTGAAGTCGTCTGCGCTGCGGCAACGGAAGCGATTTTCCGCTGCGTCCCTCGGTGGCAAGAAGGCCGGAGGGGGTTCCCGCTCCTAAACAGCTTGGCAATGCAGAGGGGTACTAAACGGAGGCGGAGGAACGAAGGATCAGAGTGGGAACAGCGGAAGCGGGGGGACGCCCCGCAGCGGCTTTCTCACCGCCCAGACTGGCGCGGCCGGCTAGCCGGGAAGCAGTTGGAGCGAGCGGCTGCGATTCATCTGATCCAAAAGGGCCTCGAACTCGGCGACAGGTTTGGGTCCGAGGTCCTCGCCGGTGCGCAGGCGGACCGAGACGGCCTGGGCCGCCACCTCCTTGTCCCCCACCACCAGAATGTAGGGCACCTTCTGCAATTGGGCTTCGCGAATCTTGGCATTCATGCGGGCGCTGCTCAGATCGGCTGTCACCCGGAAATCCCGCTCCGTCCAGCGCTGGGCCAAGTGGCGGACGTAGTCGAAGTGGCGGTCGGCGATCGGTACCAGCACCGCTTGCACGGGGGCCAGCCACACGGGGAAGGCCCCGGCGTACAGCTCGATCAGATAAGCCAGCATCCGTTCCATCGTGCTGATGACGCCGCGGTGGATCATTACCGGCCGCTTCGGGCGGTCATCGCTGTCCTTGTATTCCAGCTCGAACTGATTCGGCAGGTGAAAATCGAGTTGGATGGTGGAAAGAGTTTCCTCCCGGCCCATGACGTCCTTGACCTGCACGTCGATCTTGGGGCCATAGAACGCTGCCTCCCCTTCCGCCTCGAAAAACGGCAAGCCGTGCTCTACCAGCGCCTCCCGGAGCATCGCTTCCCCTTTGGCCCACATTTCGGGATTGTCCACGTACTTTTCCTTGTCGTTGGGATCGTGCTTGGACAGGCGGAAGCGGTAATCCTGAATGCCCAGGTCAGCGTACGCCTTCTTCATGAGGTTGAGCACGCCGGCGATTTCTTCCTTGATCTGATCCGGCCGGACGAACAGGTGGGCATCATTGAGGGTCATGCAGCGGACCCGCGACAGGCCGCCGACCACGCCGGAACGCTCGTAGCGGTACATGGTGCCCAGCTCGGCGATCCGCACCGGCAGATCGCGATAGCTCCGCGGCTTGCACTTGTACACCTGAATGTGATGAGGGCAGCACATCGGGCGCAGCACCAGCTCCTCCCCGTCGCCCACCTCCATCGGCGGGAACATGTTCTCCTTGTAATGCGCCCAATGGCCGGACTGAATGTACAGCTCCTTTTTGGCGAGGTCCGGGGTGTACACGTGCTCGTAGCCGGCTTTGCGTTCGTAGTCGGTGATGAACGTCTCCAAAATCCGGCGGATGGTCGCTCCCTTGGGTAGAAGCATGGGGAAGCCGGAGCCGAAGATCGGCTCGTTGGCGAATAGCTCCAGCTCCCGGCCCAGTTTGCGGTGATCGCGGCGGGCGGCCTCTTCCAGCCGGGCCAGATGTGCCTGCAAATCCGCAGCGCTGGCCCAGGCCGTGCCGTGAAAGCGCTTGAGCATCTTGTTCCGGCTGTCCCCGCGCCAATAGGAACCTGTCACCTGCAAAATGCGGAAGGCGTCCGGGTCCAGATGCCCCGTCGATTCCACATGCGGCCCGCGGCACAAGTCGATGAACCCATCATGCTGATACACGGTGATCACCACCGGTCCCCCGGCGGCATTGCCATACTCATCCTGCCCGCGCGTCAATCCCTCGATCAGCTCCAGCTTGTACGGATTGTCCCGGAAAATCTGCCGCGCTTCCTCCGCCGTCACCTCCCGCACGTGGAACGGGTGGTTCTCGCGGATGATCTGCCGCATCCGTTCGCTGATCCACTGGAGGTCTTCCTCCGTCGGGTTCACGTCCAGGTCGAAATCGTAGTAAAAACCGTATTCCACCGGCGGGCCGATCGTCGGGCGGGCCTGGGGGAAGCGCTCCACCACCGCCTGGGCCAGAACGTGGGCAAACGAATGCCGCAGCTTGTATAGCGCCGGATCGTAATCCTTGGGAATATACTTTTCGCTGGCTGCCTTCAGCTCCGCTTCACTGGCCATAATCGTCCCCTGCTCTTCGTCATTACTCCATGTCCTCAGGGCGAGAAGCGACCCATGCCAGGGGGCTGCCCTGCCTGCCGGACCAGCCGACGCAAGCACGGATCGAACTCTCCCCTCCAGAACCGGGCCTTTGCAGCATCACCATTCTATCCTGCGCCAGTCCGGCTTGCAGAAGATATAGCACCAGGGAACGAAAAGGGGACGGGTCCGCGCCGCCAGGTTCGTCAAATCGCAGCCTCGTCCTGAGCCGCCAAGGAGTGGGCGATCTCGGCGAGACAGAGGCGGCCCGGCCGAGAAAGCAGCCTCAGAGATTTCCAGGGCTTCACGACCGGTCAGGGCGTCACGGACGGCGGGGCAGAAGTTGCGGCAGAGCGCGGTAGAGGTTCCAACTCAGGCGAAGCAGCTTGCAGAAACGGCTGGGTTCGTCCAGGGCGGCTTCCACCGCCGGATCGGGTCTTTCTGGCGATGTGCCGTGGGAGCACGCATTGCGCACCCATTGCACTTGCCGCAAGGTGGCCTTGTATTCTTCATCCAAGCCAGCATAGTTGAACAGATATTCTTCAGCATTCTTCCGGCTGTCATAACGGGATGTACTCTTATAGCCAAAAACCAGGCGACATGTACGTATGAGAATCGCTTCATATGTCAAGATTATAGCATGGAGATAATTCTGATGTTTCAGTGCTTCCTGCGCATTGGCATAGTACCATTCGTCATCATAATGCCGGCTGGAGAGGAAGTTGCGTAGTTGCTGCTGGATGATCGCGGTGAGTGCCGGGCTGGCATGGCGGGACTGGCTGAGCCGATCGATGAGGTCTTGGATTTGGGTTCGCGCACGGGAAAGCTGATTGGTGTTTTCCAGGAACCAGACCTGCTCGGCGAGTTGCTGGTCCTCCTCATTCTGAAGGAACTGCTGGAGGAGTTGCTGGTAGTTGCCGGTCAGGTGGAAGACGGCCATCGCCTCGGTCAGGCCCTGCAATTCCTGGCAGAACGAGAGGCAGGCCACCGGCGTCTGATTCAGGGCATCCCGCGCCTCGAACACCCCGCTGTAATAGGAGACGGAACGGATGTCATGCGTCCAGCGCATGAGGGTAAGCACATGGGTGGCCAGCGTCGGCAGATGGCGGAAGCCGTGGCTGATGTCCAACACCACTTCGCTTTTCTCCGGCACCGCCTTCAGTAACACCTCCGCGAGCCGCTCCTGATCGAACGGCTCGATCAGATGCAAGGAGACCTGAGGCTGCTTATCGACCCCATATTGATTAATGAGGCTTTCCCAATGAGTGAGTATATCTTGATTGATAGTCTTAGATATGACATGATCATCGATTCTTATATATTCTTCTTCCAATTGATTTTGCACAGAATTATCGAGGAGCCGATACAACTCCGACCAGAGGGACGCGTTGGTACCTAGAATGATCCACCGTTCGACTTTTTTCTGGAGGCCGTTGATCAGGTAATCGAGGAGGGCCAAGCCGAAGAGGGAGGTAGCGCGGGTGAACGATGAACCGGGGGAGGAAGGGGGCGGATCGAAGCGATAGGTGGTCTGCTCGTATTGGGAACGGGGATTGTGGGGATCGCGTTTGCGGCCCACGCCGAGGAAACTGATGAGGGTCGTCGCCATAGGGTCAACTCCTGGGATGCAGCGCTGGGGCGGGGAAGCTCTGCGTTGTCGGTCGATGCTTCCGCGGTGAGGGATGCGGATATTTTCCGGTATCATATTGGCACGATTAGTGATGACCTCTCTCCTGCCGCAGTTTGGGAAGCCGTGGGGTCGGCAACTCCTTTCCCAAAAAACGGCTGCCATTACCCAGAATTACGTTGAGACGCACCACGGTATGACACCGATTCGCGCCCCGCTGTTTCCTGCCCAGCTCCTGAGCAAAATTGCCCGCGAGCGGCCCACGCCTTGCGGCAATCGCGGCCTCCGCCAGGCGAACATGGCCAGGGAGAGGTTATCCGCCGGGCTAGGGTATACTGCCAGTTTACCCCAACGGCAGGTACGGACAAAGCAAAATCTGCCTCAGCGATAGCCGAAGTGGATGAGCGTCACGCCCAAATGTTGGTTTGTTCCAGCGTACCGCCTGGAGGAGCGGCGTAGTTGCTGCTTCATTTCCCTCGCGGAAACGAAGGACTTGCGAAGAGCCGCCCGTTGTTTACCATAAAGTCTCAATGCTGGGGGGAAAGGTGAGGTTCGAGGGAGGGGCGGCCCATGGGACGACACGTGAGCTTAGCAGGGTTAGTTGCGATCCTGGCTGTGGGGAGCTATGCGCAGGAGCCGAGCATTTCCCAAGCGCCGAACACATGGGTCAAACGCAGTCCGTTGGAAGGCACGCCGCCGTCGCCGCGCTTAGGTTATGAGGGGGCCTGCGTCTGGGACAGCAAGCACCACGTGATGATTCGTTATGGCGGGCACAATCAGGGGGGCGGCGGGGAACAGCATTCGGAAGTCTGGACCTTCGATCCGATCACCGCCAGGTGGACGCTCAAGGAACCGAACACTTCCCCGCCGGGGATTTGTTGCGGTCAGCAAAACGTGTTTGACCCGATACGCGGCCGTTATATCCGCTTCCCGGCCTTTAGCGGGAGTCATGGCTGGCAGTGGTTTCGTGAGATTTATCTCAACGATTCCTCGGTGTGGACGTATGATCTGGAAACGAACCTGTGGCGCAACATGCGGCCGTTACCGTCGCCCCGACTGGCTCCGCTGCGCTGTGCGTCGTGGGATGCCGATGAGGAAGTCGTCGTGGTGTTCGGCGGGGAGGGGTCTCGCGAAGGGACCCTCGTTTACGACCCTTACACCAACGAGTGGAAGTGGATGAATCCGAAGATCGAGCCGGAGTTTCGCAGCGGCGGCAACATGGCCTATGACTCGGCCCGCAAGCTGCACATCTTGTTCGGTGCGCAATTCCTCGATGATCCCCACACCTGGGCCTATGACTTGAAGAAGAACGAATGGCGGGACATGAAGCCGGCAGTCATGCCGCCGACGAAACAGAATGATGCGGTGCTCGCCTATGACCCGCACAACAAAGTCATCCTGGCCGTGGTGAAAATCACCGAAACGCGCGAAGGCAAGAGCGTGGATCGCCTGGAAACCTGGGCATACGATGCGGGTGCGAACCGATGGACCAAGATGAACCCTCCCCAGGAACCGGACCCGTCCGGCGCCCGTGCTCGCCAGCTCATGTTCGCTCCGGAACTCAACCTGGCCATTCTGGAAAACCGCACCCATCCGCCCCAGGGCCGCCACGAACAACAAATCTGGACCTATCGCTATGCGGACGGCAAGCCTCATGAGCCACCGAAGCCCTCCCCGCGCAAGCGCACGCAGCCGCCCCTTGTGGAAGACGTTACCGTGTCCGTTGTGTCCGCCAAGCAGGTGGAGTTGTCGTGGAAGCCGGTAAAACTGCCCGGTGAAACGGACAACTTGGAAGGCTCCGCAATCGTCGGCTATCATGTGGAACGCGCCGTGGTGGAAGTGTGGAGCGAGGATCAGCTCAAGCGTCTCAAGTCGAGCACGCCGCCGCTCCCAGAGCCATCCGTGGGCGCCATTCGCCGCATCGGACAATTCGAGCGCCTCACCGCGATGCCGGTGAAAGGGACAACGTTCACCGATACGTCAGTGGACTTGCAAACGCCCAAGGTTGTCGCCGCCAAGCCGATCTACGAACGCCGATTTTATCCCGAGGAATTGGAGGACAATGGCAAGCCGTATCGTTTCGCCGTGTACGCCTACCGCATTCGTGCCGTCAACGCCCGCGGCGAATGGAGCGGCCCATCTCCCGCCTGCTTCACACTCCCTTCCTCGCCGCAGTGGGTGTTCGCCAAAGAGGAGGGGACCACCTGC
It contains:
- the csx2 gene encoding TIGR02221 family CRISPR-associated protein: MATTLISFLGVGRKRDPHNPRSQYEQTTYRFDPPPSSPGSSFTRATSLFGLALLDYLINGLQKKVERWIILGTNASLWSELYRLLDNSVQNQLEEEYIRIDDHVISKTINQDILTHWESLINQYGVDKQPQVSLHLIEPFDQERLAEVLLKAVPEKSEVVLDISHGFRHLPTLATHVLTLMRWTHDIRSVSYYSGVFEARDALNQTPVACLSFCQELQGLTEAMAVFHLTGNYQQLLQQFLQNEEDQQLAEQVWFLENTNQLSRARTQIQDLIDRLSQSRHASPALTAIIQQQLRNFLSSRHYDDEWYYANAQEALKHQNYLHAIILTYEAILIRTCRLVFGYKSTSRYDSRKNAEEYLFNYAGLDEEYKATLRQVQWVRNACSHGTSPERPDPAVEAALDEPSRFCKLLRLSWNLYRALPQLLPRRP
- a CDS encoding TIGR03000 domain-containing protein, producing MYGVVLLAALTPAADPAPAAEAAPVVVSGCAGCAGCTGVVLYGCAGCTGCYGCTGCHGGLLGWLHAKKAWKYAHRAYAVVDGGWGCSCLGACYGSAACYGGYGAWLSTPWACHGGCYGGYYGIGSAFGPSVIMVPTVWGHRTSGGWGYAPPGIYGAPYAIYGQPTLPQAPPPGTPDQPKPIEPKPGDKEKKDGTKEEGKKIGAHLKFVLPAEAKLYVDGRLTTQEGTERAFTTPPLQPGQLYYYDVTAELTVAGQTVRETKRVLVQSGADITETFGKLFAAIEGRAVPVAGK
- a CDS encoding kelch repeat-containing protein, which codes for MGRHVSLAGLVAILAVGSYAQEPSISQAPNTWVKRSPLEGTPPSPRLGYEGACVWDSKHHVMIRYGGHNQGGGGEQHSEVWTFDPITARWTLKEPNTSPPGICCGQQNVFDPIRGRYIRFPAFSGSHGWQWFREIYLNDSSVWTYDLETNLWRNMRPLPSPRLAPLRCASWDADEEVVVVFGGEGSREGTLVYDPYTNEWKWMNPKIEPEFRSGGNMAYDSARKLHILFGAQFLDDPHTWAYDLKKNEWRDMKPAVMPPTKQNDAVLAYDPHNKVILAVVKITETREGKSVDRLETWAYDAGANRWTKMNPPQEPDPSGARARQLMFAPELNLAILENRTHPPQGRHEQQIWTYRYADGKPHEPPKPSPRKRTQPPLVEDVTVSVVSAKQVELSWKPVKLPGETDNLEGSAIVGYHVERAVVEVWSEDQLKRLKSSTPPLPEPSVGAIRRIGQFERLTAMPVKGTTFTDTSVDLQTPKVVAAKPIYERRFYPEELEDNGKPYRFAVYAYRIRAVNARGEWSGPSPACFTLPSSPQWVFAKEEGTTCHLKWAANPEKGIQGYRIYRMDGRWQKDPVSRLTAHPISRTTYSDPTAGKAARRYYVVAVDALGQEGFPSAPVWFNREWRPFYLPFIGEWHQ
- the thrS gene encoding threonine--tRNA ligase; this translates as MASEAELKAASEKYIPKDYDPALYKLRHSFAHVLAQAVVERFPQARPTIGPPVEYGFYYDFDLDVNPTEEDLQWISERMRQIIRENHPFHVREVTAEEARQIFRDNPYKLELIEGLTRGQDEYGNAAGGPVVITVYQHDGFIDLCRGPHVESTGHLDPDAFRILQVTGSYWRGDSRNKMLKRFHGTAWASAADLQAHLARLEEAARRDHRKLGRELELFANEPIFGSGFPMLLPKGATIRRILETFITDYERKAGYEHVYTPDLAKKELYIQSGHWAHYKENMFPPMEVGDGEELVLRPMCCPHHIQVYKCKPRSYRDLPVRIAELGTMYRYERSGVVGGLSRVRCMTLNDAHLFVRPDQIKEEIAGVLNLMKKAYADLGIQDYRFRLSKHDPNDKEKYVDNPEMWAKGEAMLREALVEHGLPFFEAEGEAAFYGPKIDVQVKDVMGREETLSTIQLDFHLPNQFELEYKDSDDRPKRPVMIHRGVISTMERMLAYLIELYAGAFPVWLAPVQAVLVPIADRHFDYVRHLAQRWTERDFRVTADLSSARMNAKIREAQLQKVPYILVVGDKEVAAQAVSVRLRTGEDLGPKPVAEFEALLDQMNRSRSLQLLPG